The bacterium genomic interval CGGATTTAGATTTCAAAGGCGAATGGACAACTCCGATGGGTTTTATTTCGAATACTTTCATTTCAATTTACCAACAGACTCAGCAATACGCGGAACTCCGCGTCTAATGTTATCCTCGCTACACGCAAAGGAAAACCGCATATAACAATCCGCGCCAAACGAACCGCCGGGCACAGCAGCGATAAGCGCATCGTCCAAAAGGTAATCCGCAGCATCGAAACAGGATTTAATGGTATCGCCGTTGGGTTTAACCTTTCCCATCCAATTTTTGATATCACAGAACAAATAGAATGCACCATCAGGCACAAAAGGAATGATGCCGGGAACATCCTTTAGGAGTGAAATAAAAAGGTCTCTTCTACTGGAATACTGTGCGACCCAATCAACCATGAATGAGTCATCGCTTTGAAGAGCCACCTCTGCGGCATATTGGCTTATACTCGAGGGACAACTCGTTGTGTGGCTTTGTATTTTACCAGCACGTGAAATCAATTCCGCCGGGGCTGCAGCCCAACCAATTCGCCAGCCGGTCATCGAAAACGCCTTGCTAACACCATTTACTACAATAGTCCGTTCTGCCATTTCAGGAAATGAGAAAGCTATTGAGGAATGTTCTTTTTTATCAAAAATAAGCCTACTATATATTTCATCACTTAATATCCATATATTGGGGTGCTTAAGCAGAACTTCAGCTAACGCCCGAAGCTCAGATTTGGAATAGACTGTGCCAGTCGGATTATTGGGTGAATTTAGCAGCACCATTCGAGTTTTAGGGGTAATATGAGCTTCGAGGAGCTCTGGTGTAAGCTTAAAACCCTCTTCGCGACTAGTTTTTACTATCACTGGCACTGCGCTCGCAAATTTAACTATATCGGGATAACTAACCCAATAAGGTGAGGCGAATATAACCTCCTCTCCCGGATCGACTGAGGTGAGAATAGAAACAGCGATAGCGAATTTTGCACCAGTCGATATTAAAACCTGATTAGGTTTATATTCGACACCCACTTCATGAGCCATCCATTTAGCGACGATTTCGCGTAATTTTGGTGTGCCACTACTTGCTGTATATCCGGTAATATTCTTTTCAATTGCTTCAATTCCTGCCAACCTAACTGGATTTGGCGTATTGAAATCAGGTTGGCCTGCGGAAAAACTTATTATATCAAGACCTTCGGAAACTAATCTTTTAGCTTTTGCGGCTATTGCAAGAGTTGGTGAATTGCTCATCTGCGAGCTTAGAAATGAGTATTTCATAATTCCTCCATAAATATTTTGTAAGGCATTCATTATATTTATGATGTTTGTTCATTCAAAGGATTATTTTCTATTCATTCGGTTCATTGAGCGAAATATTTGCTGCTCTGATAACTTTACCTTTGGCAGAAGAAACCGCTATTATAAAAATTTAACTCTCTATTTATACAAATTGAACCTACAGCCAGTGTAATAGTGATTTATGACTTACACCGGAACATTCAAAAAATTGTCTCGATTAATTCATTTTACATCTCATTCACACCTCTCTTTTACTGACCGGATTCTTCCCTTCGCTTATTACTTGATTTCCTTCCATAAGAAAGTAAATTAAATTTAAACTGAAAGGATAACATGGAAAAATACCCTCTTATTATTGGTAACGAAGAGCTTTATATCGAAAATGCGATGACTGTTTACTCGCCATTCGATGGTAAAAAGGTTGGCGAGGTATGTATAGCCGGCAAAAATGAAATAGAATTAGCGTTGTGTAAAGCACATAGTGCCTTTCCTCTATTCTCGAAAACACATATTAAGTTTCGAGTATCACTTTTAAACAAGATCGATTCCCTCCTCGAGGAACGATCAGAGGAATTCGCTAAAATGATCACTGCCGAATGCGGAAAACCTATTCGAGATGCACGAGGCGAGGTTTCCCGCACGCGCGAAACCTTTAGGCTTTCCGCAGTTGCAGCGCAAGAACATATGGGAGGAAAAGTCATACCCTTTTCGCTTGCCTCAAATGGCGCTGACAAATGGGGTTTCTATCAAAGATTCCCTGCGGGACCTGTGCTTGCAATAACACCGTTTAACTTCCCGCTTAACCTAGCAGCACACAAGATAGGCCCAGCTATCGCGGTGGGTAATCCCTTTATATTAAAGCCAGCCGAACAAACACCTATCACCGGTTATTTACTCGGCAAACTGCTTCTCGATGCGGGGCTTCCGAAGGGAACAGTTTCTGTATTAAACGGCCTCGGTCCCGATGTGGGCGAACCCATGGCTAAAGACGAACGAATAAAGGTTGTCACATTCACCGGTAGCCCGGTTGTTGGTGCACATTTATCAAAAATATGTGGAATAAAACACACCGCGTTCGAGCTTGGCTCGAACGCGGCCGTCTATGTCCACCACGATGCCGACCTCATGCGCTCCGCCGACAGGATAATCTCCGGTGGTTTCGCCAATGCCGGCCAGATATGTATCTCGACACAACGAGTTTATGCCGATTCTAATATTTTCGACGAGCTTATCGACCTTATTCTCATCGGAACTAAGTCTCTCAAAGTTGGCGATCCGAAGGAAGAACTAACCGCAATTGGACCAATGATCTCCGAGGAAGCTGCCGAACGCGCAAATCTATGGTTAAAAAAAGCAGTCTCTCTCGGCGCTAAAATTCTAATCGGAGGCAAAAGACGCGGGACGCTTTTTTCGCCCACTGTAATCACAGAAATCCCGGACGAATGTGAGCTCGCGCGCGAAGAGGTCTTTGCCCCGATAATAGCCGTGAACTCCGTAGCTTCCGCCGATGAAGGCTTATTCAAAATTAGCGATACCAAATATGGTCTTCATGCAGCAATCTTCACAAAAGATATAGATTTGGCTCGAAAAGCCTTTGAAAATATCGAGGTTGGCGGAATTATTATCAATGATATTCCAACATTTAGAGCCGATCTTATGCCCTACGGCGGCACAAAGCTTTCTGGCATAGGCCGTGAAGGCCCGGAATTCGCCATAGAACATATGACATACTGGAAAAACTTTGTCGTCCACAAAAACGAAAATAACTGATAATGACTTAAGAAACCTGAATATATAACAGCTTCTCGACTACCTTTAATACTTGCGCTGTCTTTATTTCTATAAAAACAAATATCTTTTATGGAAATCGAGAAGATTTTTGAATATAATAAGAAGGATTTTTGAAATTTTTTATTGTTAATAAAAACACATAGAAATTTTACGAAAGGGATTTAGGCCAAAGGGCCAAATTTTGAATCGATTCGGGCGTCCGCCCCAAGTGGGAGGAAAGTCCGGGCTCGTGAAGCTAGCGTGCCGGGGATAATCCCGGGCTTATAGTAGTTTGCTTTAGGACGGAAAGTGCCACAGAAACTATACCGCCTCAATTATTCGGGGTAAGGGTGAAAAGTGTGGGATTAAGACCCCACTCGGCTTGTTGAAAAACACTGCCGTGGTAAACCCCGCGTCGAGCAAGGCCAAATAGAAGGATAGGGGTGGCTTCCCCCTTTGATCCTCGGGTAGGCCGCAGAAGTGTCGAGGTAACTCGGCATACAGATAGATGGACGCCCCCCATTACAGGGGACAAAATCCGGCTTATAGAATCGGTTCAATTCTCGATAAGTTTCTATGATAAATATGAAAGGGGTTCCATAATGAAATGGACCCTATCTGAGCAGGTCAATCCAAGACTCGCAAGAGAGCTTGCGAAAGAGCTTGAAGTTCCCCGAATAATTAGCCAAATTCTGGTTAATAGAGAGGTTTCCACCGCTGAAGCGATGAAAACCTTTTTTTATCCAACATTAGAAAATCTTCTCGATCCAATGGAACTTCCGGGCATGGAGAAGGCAGTTAAACGAATTATTTCTGCTTTAGCTAATCGAGAAAAAATAGTTATTTTTGGAGATTATGATGTAGATGGAATAACTGCTACCGCACTTCTATATCTCGTCCTCACACGCTTTGGTGGCGATGTCGAATGGTATCTTCCCGACAGAGTCGAAGAGGGCTATGGCCTCAGCAAAGGTGGCATTGACAACGCAGTGGAGAAGGGCGTTACGCTTCTTGTTTCTGTCGATTGCGGCATTACCGGAATAAAGGAGGTAGCATACGCTACCTCTGTGGGAGTAGATTGCGTTATTACAGATCACCACGAACCAGCAGAAGTGCTTCCCGATGCTGTTGCACTTGTCGATCCAAAACTTGGCCCAGAAGACTCTCCTTCAAGGGAATTAGCTGGAGTCGGTGTGGCGTTTAAAGTCGCCGAAGCACTTTTCGATGAGCTTCACGAAGACAAGAGCGCCCTCTTTGAACACCTCGATCTCGTGGGCCTCGGCACAATAGCAGATATAGTTCCACTTGTAGGGGAAAATCGCATACTCGCCAAGTTTGGGCTTAGGCAAATCGAATCAACCAAAAAACCCGGTTTGAAAAGCCTTCTTCAGGTTACAAGCCTATGGGGCACAGAGCTTTTTAGCTGGAACATTGTTTTTGTTCTTGCACCACGCCTTAATGCAGTCGGAAGGATCGGCTCTGCTGCGAGCGCCTTTAAATTGCTTACTACACACGATACAATGCAGGCCGCTCAAATGGCTCGCGTTCTCGAAGAAGAAAATAAAAAACGAAAAAAACTAGATGAACAGATTTTTGAAAGCGCTGTGGATTTGGTCGAAAACACCGTCGATCTCGAAAACGAAAAGGCTATTGTAATTGACTCTTCAGATTGGCACGTAGGAGTGATAGGTATCGTAGCTAGCAGACTCGTAGAAAAATATCACAGACCTTCTGTTCTTATCTCCACTGCCGAGGGCGAGGGACAAGGAAGCGCAAGAACTATATCGAGTTTCCACCTCCTAGATGCTATTAAAGACTCAAGTGAATATCTTGAAAAATTCGGTGGCCACAAATATGCAGCCGGTCTATGTATAAAACCAGAAAAAATCGAGGATTTTCGAAGAGAGTTCCTACGTGTAGCTAGAGAGAGACTCACCGATAATGACCTAGAACCACAACTGAAAATCGATGCCAAAATCGACGTTTCTGAAATCGATATGCAACTGCTCGATTGGCTGAAACTCTTCTCTCCATACGGCCCAAAAAATATGCGGCCAATATTCTCAATTACTAACGCCGATCTATTCGAGCAAACACGAACAGTAGGAAAAAACCACCTTCGCTTTAGAGTAAAAACCGGGAAAAAAGCTATCGATGCTATAGCATTCGGTTACGGTGAAATGAAATATGCAATCGATAACGCTATTGAACCAATAAACTTAGCTTTCGTTATCGAATCAAACGATTACTATGGATATCCTCAACTCCAACTCAGAATAAAAGATATATTTATCGGGGATTTGCAACTCTAGAAATGAATACAAATTAAACCATTTCTAGCAAATAGCTTTAAGCCAATACAAAAATAAGCTCTGCAAATAATAACCAATATTGAGCACTGGCGCGGGCTGGGACGCTATAATAAAACTTGCCAAAACTTGCAATTTTTATTACAGCGAGGAAAAAGGGCGAGGATTTTTGCACAATTATATGATGCTGACAGCGCCATAAAATCGGAATAGCAAAAATCGTGACAGCGCCGTCGTAGGAACAAAAAAATCTGCTAAAAAATATATCCCGTTTATGCGATATATCCGCCCCCGGCAACTCTGTCGCCGCTATAGAATACAGCGGACTGTCCGCGTGCAGGAGCGAATAAATCCTTTTCAAGGTTGATTATTGAAGCTTCCTCTCCCGTTCGTCTAACATTCCCAAAAATTGTCTCCCCAAGATGGCGTATCTGAATCAAATACCTCTTTTCTTCACCAATATCGAGTTTATCGTGGAAGATTGTCCCGGTGGTTATTATTTCTTTACACATCAATGCGGACCGTGGACCGAGTATCACTCTTGAATCAATTGAATCCACATCGACAACATAAAGCCTACCTTCCGAGGACGCTACTCCCATTCCTCTTCTCTGTCCAGGTGTAAAACCAACCCAACCATTATGTTGCCCAAGCTTCTCCCCTGTCAAATCAACGAATTCTCCCGGATAGTTCTCGATACCCGACATCGAAAGAAACTCAACTAATTTCCCCTTCTTAAAAAAGCATACATCATTTGATTCGCGTCTATCTGAGGAAGGTAAGGCCATCCCCCGAGCCAAAATCTGAACATCGCTTTTCAAGAATCCCCCAAGTGGAAATAGAGTCCTTCTAATCCACTTCTTAGGAACCCGATAAAGAAAGTAAGATTGATCTTTTTTATCATCTAAACCTCGAAAAACAAAACCATCTGATGCCCGCGCAAAATGGCCGGTAGCTAATAGTTTAATACCTAAATCTTCAGCAATCTTAACCAGACCACCCCATTTCATCTTAACATTGCATTCGATACATGGATTTGGAGTCGAACAGTGCGAATAAACCTCGATAAAGTTCCGTATAATAGATTCTTCAAAGTGCCCGCGCATGTCCACTACCAGATGAGGAATATCCAGTAATTCCGCTGAAGCCTTTGCATCAGAAATAGATTGATTATCGCTTATAAAATCGAATGTTACACCGATAACCTCTGCTCCGCGTTCTTTAAGGAGATATGCTGAAATCGATGAGTCTATTCCACCGGACAGAGCAACAAGAACCTTCCGTCCTTTTAAATCTCTGTCCAAAGGGTCGAAATTGAGTGAAGTCATTGGGTGAAATTGCGCCCGAACAGCTTGATACAATCTGGATGCTCTTCAATATTGCCATTTCGTTGCCAGTATTTACATATTGCTCTTCGAAGGGCATCAATGCCTATAATACTACAATGAACCTTCATTGGTGGTAGGCCGCCTAGTTCATCCACTACGTCACCTCGAATAATAGCAAAGGCCTCATCTAAGGTCTTGCCTTTTGCCATATCGGTGATAACGCTCGACGAAGCGATAGCCGCAGCGCACCCAAAGGTTTTGAATTTTATATCGACGATTATATCGCCTTCGATTTTTAGATCAAAACGCATCATATCACCACAAAGTGGATTGCCGGCATTGCCCGTAGTAGAAGCATCTGGGATCTCGCCAACATTGTGGGGGTTGGCAAAATGGTCTATTACCTTTTTTGAATACAGATCATTCTTCATTATTGATTTCCTCGAGTCTTTCTCGTGAAATCGTCAAATCGGGATCGAGTTCAAGGGCGCGTCTAAAATACCCCCTAGCTTTTTCATCTTCGCCAGTTTCATGCAAAACAACGCCGATATGCTCCAAAATAACAGGATCCACAATCTTTGAAATTCTCTCGGCCTGAAATAGTTTTTCAAGCGCAAAGTCATACTGTCCTTTTTTATACAATAGCCAACCATAGCTATCAATAAAAGAAGCATTATTGGGTTCTTGCTTCAAAGCAAGAGATATAAGACTATCCGCTATCTCAAAATCCTGCTCTTCTTCAATCAGGAGATATCCTAAATAATTTGCACTGAGTGGATCCCCCGGAATAAGCTCTATAAGCTCCTTAAAGGTCGCAATAGCGGAATCCCGTATCCCGAGTCTCTCGTAAGCGTCCCCGATACCGAAAAATGCCTGCGCGTTTTGAGGCTCGAATTCAACAACATCTTTATAGAGCTTTATTGCTTTTCCATAATCCTTATCTCGCGAGTAAACGACACCTTTATAAAAAATTAAATCGACGTTATCTGGATAGTTTATCTGGGCTTCTTCGAGTATTTCTATCGCTTTTTGTGCGCTATCGATCTGAGAATAGGCCAATGCTAAGTCTATATATAGGCCAGGATTAGTCTCCTTATCGAGGATAATCTTGTATTGCTCTATGCTTTTACGGGGCATCCCCAATTCAAAGTATGCTCTTCCAAAATAGACCCGTGCATCGTTATCATCTGGAGACGCATTTAAAAATTCCTGAAAATATTTTATTGCACCTTCATAATCCTCGTTAGAGAAGGCTAAAAAACCCGCCTGTCTTACAATATCCATATCTTCCGGCGAATAATCGAGATAGCTCTTAGCCATCTCATAGGCATTATCAAACTTCGCGAGTTCAACATACTTGTTTATAAGTGTTCTACGAAGGTCTATATCTCGGGGATTTTTCCTCAAATATATCTCTTCGCATTCGATGGATTTCTCGAATTCGCCCATTTTTCCATAAGCTGTCGCAAGCCCAATATAAGCTCGGGAATACGTGGAATCGATCTCAATAGCCTTCTTGAAGGCTCCAACTGCCTCTTTTTCATTACTATCAGACAAATAAATACTTCCCTTAAGACCGTAAGATTGTGGATTGTCGGGGTATTCTTGGGATATTTTATCCAATTGTTTAAGAGCTTCTTTTTTCTTATGAATAGTCAATAGAGTAGTCGCATATTGAAGCCGCATGACAAAATCAGCTTTGTCATTCTCAACCAACCATTTAAGATTATCATAAGCAAAAATGACTTGGCGTGCTTTAAGCCCTGCTATAGCAGCACCTCGACGATAAGCAGCATTTTCCGGTTCGAGTTTTACTAGTTTTGCAAACCATACTAAAGCCTGCTCAGATTCTGCAAAATTCATGCACAGCTCGGCTATAGTTAATAAGATAGTGGGTTCATCTTTGGCGTAATTCTCTGCAATGAGGTAACTTCCAAACGCACGATCAAAATCACCATCAATCTCTGCGGTCATACCGTCGATAAAGTATCTAACCGCAACCGGTGATATTGAACTACCTTGGGCAAAAATGATTGCGGCCAAAAAGCAAAAAATGATCAATTTCTTTTTAAATTTTATTACCATAACCATTCATACTAAGCAAAATAGAAGCCAGTTTCAAGGAATGACTTCATCGTATTAAAACCGCACTTTATTTATATAAAATTAAAACCTTTAATTGAAATGCTACTATTCAAAAAATAAGCTTTTTCTGTCGTTATTTAGTAATAATCCTCTTCCAAATTTAAATATTATAGCAAAACACTTTTATCGAAGGTCTCAGAATTATTTTTTCCATTCAATTAAGAAGATATTCTAGCTTTTAGGCACTTTTGAGAATGCAATTATCTAAAACAACAAACACCTTGATATTTAAGAAGCATGGATATATATTAATTGTTATTTCGGTCTTTTAATCATTATATCAATAATATCTATGGAGGTAAATCAATGCCGAAGATTGTAGTGCAAATCGATCATTGTAAAGGCTGTGGGTTATGCATCGACGCTTGTCCACAACATTGCATTGAGGTCGATAATGAAGTCCTCAACAAATTGGGTTATCACCCCGCCAAATATAAAGGCGAAGGCTGCACAGGCTGTGGAATATGTTTCTATTCCTGCCCCGAACCGGATGCAATAATCGTCTATAAGAAAGATAAGGAGGTGGAATAATGGCGAAAGAGTTAATCAAAGGCAACGTGGCTGTTATTAAAGGCGCGCTTTTGGCAGGTACAGAATGCTTTTTTGGTTATCCGATTACCCCAGCTAGCGAGATCGCGCAGGCTGCAGCTTTCTACTTTCCACCACTTGGAAGAACCTTTTTACAGGCAGAAAGCGAAGTTGCGGCGATTCAGATGTGCTACGGTGCCGCAGGTGCAGGTGTTCGAACGATAACCGCATCTAGCGGTCCGGGAATCAGCCTTAAACAAGAGGGCGTCAGTTACGCTGCAGGCTCCGAGCTACCAATAGTCATAGTGGATATTATGCGCGGCGGTCCGGGACTCGGCAATATCGCGCCTGAACAGAGCGATTACAATCAGGTTGTCAAAGGCGGCGGTCACGGTAACTACAAATGCATCGTTCTCGCACCGAACTGCGGTCAAGAGATGTGTGACCTTACTATCCTCGCGTTCGATTTGGCGGAAAAATACCGCACACCGGTTTACGTCCTTACCGATGGTTTTATCGGCCAGATGATGGAACCGGTCGAATTTGGAGAACCCATTAAATTCGACACACAAACCAATGCCGAATGGGCAATCATGGGAACACCCGAAACCAAACACAACCTAATCAATTCGATCTATCTCGAAGCCGAAGAACTTGAAAAACATAACATCAAGCTTCAAAAAAAATATGCTAAAATAGAAGAAAATGAGGTTCGCACCGAAGAATATAGACTCGACGATGCAGAGATCATCGTTACAGGTTTCGGAATAGTTAGTCGAATCCTCAGAAGTGCTGTCGATGCCGTTCGCAAGAATGGAATCAAAGCCGGACTTTTAAGGCCTATTACACTTTTCCCGTTCCCTAAGAAAGAAATCGTTAAATGTGCTGATCAAGCAAGCGATATCCTTGTCGTTGAACTTAACAACGCCCAGATGTATGAAGATGTTTTCATTGCCGTTAGTGGCCACGATGTCAAAACACATTTCTACGGTCGTATGGGTGGTGTTGTGCCAACTGTCGAGGAATTGGTCGAGAAAATTACTATGATTTCTAAAGGGGAGGTGATATAAATGGCTAAAGACGTTCTCAGAAAACCCACCGGTTTCATGGACACATTTGTTTTTAAACCGGGTCAAGATAAGGAAAATACTCACTATTGCCCGGGCTGCGGCCACGGAATTCTTCACAAACTGATAGCTGAAGCTATCGAAGATTTTGGCATCGGAGACCGCACTATCATGGTTTCTCCAGTCGGATGCTCGGTATTTGTTTATTACTACTTTAACACCGGCAACATTCAAGTTGCACACGGACGCGCGCCGGCAGTTGCTACAGGACTCAAACGTGCCAATCCGGATAGCATCGTGATTAGCTATCAGGGTGATGGCGATCTCGCCGCTATCGGCGGTAATAACATACTCCAAGCTGCAAACCGTGGCGAGAGTATCACCGTGTTTTTCGTAAATAATGCAATCTACGGAATGACCGGTGGCCAGATGGCTCCGACAACTTTGATCGGCCAGAAAACAACTACTACGCCTTATGGAAGAAAAGTCGAGAATGAGGGCTACCCCCTGAAGATAGTCGAGCTTCTAGCAACACTCGAAGCACCGGCGTATCTCGAGCGCACTTCGCTTCATAATGCAAAGAACATTATGAAAACGCGCAAAGCAGTTCGTAAAGCTATTCAGTGCCAGATCGACGGCAAGGGATTTAGCCTTATCGAGTCATTATCTGCCTGCCCAAGTGGATGGAAAACAACACCTGTCGAATCCAAAAAGTGGATCGAGGAAAAGATGATGCCATACTTCCCGCTTGGAGTTACTAAGGATGTTATTGCGGAGCGTGAAGGATATTTCCCTCAAAAAACTGAAATCACTAAAATCGAGATAAAGGAAAAACTCGGTTTGATGAAGGATAAACTTTTCCGCGACCGCTTGATGTCGGATGTCCCAGAAAAATACCGAAATCCGAAGATAAAGATTGCCGGTTTTGGTGGACAGGGCGTTCTGCTTCTCGGTCAGACCCTTGCGGAGGCCGGCATGCGCCAAGGTTGGCATGTAAGCTGGATTCCCAGCTATGGGCCGGAGATGCGCGGTGGCACTGCAAATTGTCAGGTTACTATTAGTGAGAATCCCATCGGTGCCCCCGTTGTTGATTTTCCAACCATCCTTGTGGCTTTGAACAAGCCTTCGCTGGACAAATTCGAGCCAATGGTTCAGCCCGGTGGAGTTATCTTCTACAATACCTCTATGATAGACAGAAAACCGACCCGCACAGATGTCGATAGCATCGGATTACCTTTCTCGGATATAGCTGATGAGCTAGGCAATCTTAGATTTGCAAATATGGTTGTGATTGGGTCCATTCTAGCCAAGACCAAAATCATAAAAATGGATATTGTGAAAGACGCACTTAAAGAGGTTATCCATAACAAAAAATTCATCGATCAAAATATCGTGGCCCTCCAACGCGGTTACGATGAAGTATAAATATCCCATTCCCACCTTGTGGTGTGAGTAACTTCTAAATCCAAGCCTCCGCATTTAAGCGGGGGCTTTTTTTAGAGTGTTTATTTTACTATTCCACAATTTAACCAAAGTAGTTGAAATACTACCCCAGCTTTTAGATTAGTATATTCCTTAAAACCCAACTCTTCAATTGAACAATTTGTGATTTATTCTTGATATTTTACAAAAGTGAAGCCCCTTCTTTCGAAGGGGCTTCGGTCGCGGGATTATAAGTGAGCGACTTACTCCAAATGCGCTTTTACATAAAGTCGTAATATAATAACACGTGTATGATTAGCGTTATTGCTATTCCTAGGGGCTTTGAATTGCAACCACAGTTTTTCAGTGTTATTTGGTTCGGTAACCGGAGGAATATTTTCTCCGCCGGGGCCAAATATTGCCGGTTCAGCGCCGCCTTCGTTAATTGCCCAATATACGGTCTCGATAATAAAATCGCGTGTAAGCCACCAAGTTATTGGTGGTTCGGGATTATCATTGAAACGACCTCGGAGAACGAAGATATTATCATCTGTAGAACTTCCCGGTGACCAGAAAGTATCCGGTCGCCAACCAATATTCGTATCGATGATCCCGCTGATCATTAACCCAAAATCTACAGGAACATTAGACAGATTATGTATATTCATCGAGTCCACAGGACTCATCGTAATTGTTTCTTCCCAATCCAGAGAATCCCGAATATTCCAGAAAACGGAATCGCATGGGTAATGTCTATGGTGGCCAATCTCGATATGAA includes:
- a CDS encoding 2-oxoacid:acceptor oxidoreductase family protein, which gives rise to MAKDVLRKPTGFMDTFVFKPGQDKENTHYCPGCGHGILHKLIAEAIEDFGIGDRTIMVSPVGCSVFVYYYFNTGNIQVAHGRAPAVATGLKRANPDSIVISYQGDGDLAAIGGNNILQAANRGESITVFFVNNAIYGMTGGQMAPTTLIGQKTTTTPYGRKVENEGYPLKIVELLATLEAPAYLERTSLHNAKNIMKTRKAVRKAIQCQIDGKGFSLIESLSACPSGWKTTPVESKKWIEEKMMPYFPLGVTKDVIAEREGYFPQKTEITKIEIKEKLGLMKDKLFRDRLMSDVPEKYRNPKIKIAGFGGQGVLLLGQTLAEAGMRQGWHVSWIPSYGPEMRGGTANCQVTISENPIGAPVVDFPTILVALNKPSLDKFEPMVQPGGVIFYNTSMIDRKPTRTDVDSIGLPFSDIADELGNLRFANMVVIGSILAKTKIIKMDIVKDALKEVIHNKKFIDQNIVALQRGYDEV